In Zingiber officinale cultivar Zhangliang chromosome 1A, Zo_v1.1, whole genome shotgun sequence, a genomic segment contains:
- the LOC122006651 gene encoding uncharacterized protein LOC122006651, which translates to MRFFLNSSDAPFQSSTILFNPTTDGGISGRSCEGDALISVSSTGEGFYIQRDKFPSDLLQSSDGGVRFDLGFSPEWFCSNGSFPSLPNRCTSVDVVVNASLQQLRKALSVLSSSPAGYWSFISSNEVLSSFRPYLRRTPCRRGCERKDTSIEEEAGFNSSSPKLS; encoded by the exons ATGCGTTTCTTCCTCAATTCCTCCGATGCCCCTTTCCAATCTTCCACTATTCTCTTCAATCCGACGACAGACGGCGGCATCTCCGGCAGATCCTGTGAAGGTGACGCCCTCATCTCGGTGTCTTCTACCGGAGAAGGGTTCTACATCCAGCGCGATAAGTTTCCTTCTGATCTTCTCCAATCCAGCGACGGCGGGGTGAGATTCGACCTAGGGTTCTCACCGGAGTGGTTCTGCTCCAATGGTTCCTTCCCTTCTCTTCCAAATCGGTGTACTTCTGTGGACGTGGTTGTGAACGCCTCTCTTCAACAGTTGAGGAAGGCGTTGTCGGTGTTATCTTCTTCTCCAGCTGGTTACTGGAGTTTCATCTCCTCCAACGAGGTCCTTTCTTCCTTCCGTCCCTACCTCAGACGAACTCCCTGTCGACGTGGTTGCGAACGCAAGGATACTTCAATAGAGGAGGAAGCTGGCTTCAATTCTTCCTCTCCG AAACTAAGTTGA